In Methanosphaera sp. WGK6, the sequence CAATGGAAAAATATAATATTACAGCAGGTATAATGCCTCATGCAGGTTATGTATTTTCAGGAAAAACAGCAAGTTACACAGCACAAAAAATAGCAGAAGATGGAATACCTGAAACAATTATTATAATAGGACCTAATCACACAGGATATGGTAGTAATGTAGATCTTAGTGATTCACTACTTTGGAAAACACCTCTTGGAAATGTGGAAGTAGACACTGAATTTATTGAAGAACTAGTAAAAGAAGATCATAATGCAAATATCAATGAATTAGCACATATAAAAGAACATAGTATTGAAGTAGAAATACCCTTTCTACAATACATAGCAAACAAACAGAATAAGACATTTAAAATTGTGCCAATAATTATAACAAGACAAGAAAAAGAAATATGTACTAAACTTGCAAAAAGTATTAAAGTAGTGAGTGAAAAATTAAACCGACAATGTATAGTTATAGCAAGTACTGATCTTACACATTATGAAGATAATGAAACTGCAAAAATAAAAGATGAAAAAGTACTAAAAACAATAGAAGACATGGATATCAATTCACTCATAAATGAGATAAAAGAGTATGATATAACAATGTGTGGATATGGTCCAACAATAACTGCAATTAAATATTCCCAATTAAGAAATGCTAATAAAAGTAGAATTCTCAACTATAGTAATAGTGGCGATGCATATGGTGACTATGAAGAAGTAGTAGGCTATGCTTCAGCAATAATTGAAAAATAATATTAAAATATAAAAATAAGTTAAAAATTACTAAAATAATCTAATAAAAAAAAGTATTCAATAGAAGAAATAAATCTTCTATTAATCCCACCTACATTATATTTTTAATTCAAAGTCAGTAGGTTCTAAATCAAATTCTTCATCAGAAGATAAGATTCCTCTTTCTCTTAATATTTGTCTAGCTAATAACCAGTAAACAAGAGCAATTGCTTTTCTACCTTTGTTGTTTACAGGAATTACTACATCAACATTACATAATAAGTTTTCTGTATCACATAAAGCTACTACAGGAATACCATTTTGTTTTGCTTCAATTACAGCTTGAGAATCTGATCTTGGATCTGTAACAACTAAGATTTTTGGTTCGATGAATTTTGAGTATTGTGGGTTTGTTAATGTACCTGGTATAAATCTACCTGGAATAGTTTTTGTACCTGTTACTTCACCGAATTTTTTAACTGGTGCTTGACCATATTGTCTTGTGGATACTACGAGAATTTCATCAGGGTTGTATTTTGATAATAATTTTGCAGCTACCATTATTTTATCATTACTGCTTTTAACATCTAATACATGAAGCCCATCTGCTCTTACTCTGTATATATATTTTTCCATATCTTTGGTTTTTTGTTGAGTACCTATGTGTAAACCTGCTGCAAGGTACTTATCTAATGGTATTAATAATTCTGACATTTTTAATTTCCTCATTTAGTTTAATTATATTAATTTTTAAATTTCCTCATTTAGTTAAGATGAATATTAATAATATAATGAAATTGCATTTGTTGGACATACATCCATACATGCATTACATCTACAACAATTGTCTAATTGTCTAATAATTAATACATTGTCTTCTACATCAAATACTTGCATTGGACATAAATCCAGACAATCTAAACAATCAATTCCATTACATTTCATGTAATCAATATTAATATTCATACATAACTCCGATTATAAATCAGCCATTTTAGGATTTACTAATTCTTCTTCAATTCTGACTAATTCATTAAGTTTAGCAATTCTTTCTCCACCAGCTGCTCCTGTTTTTATAACAGGTGCATTGAATGCTACAGCTAAGTGTGCAATTGTTTCATCGGTTGTTTCTCCAGATCTGTGTGATACAACTGGTACATATTTATTAGCTTTTGCTAATTTAATAGTGTTGTATGTATCTGTTAAAGTACCTATTTGGTTTGGTTTAATGATTAAGGAATTTCCTGCATGAGCTTCAATACCTTTAGCTAATATATCAGCATTGGTTACAAATAGGTCATCTCCACAAATTAAACAATCTTTTCCAGATTTACTTGTTAATTCAGCAAATGCTTCGAAATCATTTTCTTGGATTGGATCTTCTACATAGAAGAATTTATATGTATCAATTAAGTCTGCGATGTAATCAATTTGTTCTTCAACAGTTCTTGATGTACCTTCACGTTCATATACATATTTTTGTTCTTCTTCATTCCAGAATT encodes:
- a CDS encoding MEMO1 family protein, with the translated sequence MIRKPCVSGLFYAGNYEILKNTLDEIFKTTENKIPTKSMEKYNITAGIMPHAGYVFSGKTASYTAQKIAEDGIPETIIIIGPNHTGYGSNVDLSDSLLWKTPLGNVEVDTEFIEELVKEDHNANINELAHIKEHSIEVEIPFLQYIANKQNKTFKIVPIIITRQEKEICTKLAKSIKVVSEKLNRQCIVIASTDLTHYEDNETAKIKDEKVLKTIEDMDINSLINEIKEYDITMCGYGPTITAIKYSQLRNANKSRILNYSNSGDAYGDYEEVVGYASAIIEK
- the rpsB gene encoding 30S ribosomal protein S2, coding for MSELLIPLDKYLAAGLHIGTQQKTKDMEKYIYRVRADGLHVLDVKSSNDKIMVAAKLLSKYNPDEILVVSTRQYGQAPVKKFGEVTGTKTIPGRFIPGTLTNPQYSKFIEPKILVVTDPRSDSQAVIEAKQNGIPVVALCDTENLLCNVDVVIPVNNKGRKAIALVYWLLARQILRERGILSSDEEFDLEPTDFELKI
- a CDS encoding 4Fe-4S binding protein, with the protein product MNINIDYMKCNGIDCLDCLDLCPMQVFDVEDNVLIIRQLDNCCRCNACMDVCPTNAISLYY